The following are encoded together in the Dickeya lacustris genome:
- a CDS encoding DsbA family protein: MNRLHYIFDPLCGWCYAAAPLIHAARKVAGLPIVLHAGGMMTGPNRRRITPEWRDYVQPHDRRIAQMSGQPFGDGYFNGLLWDLTATLDSEPPTTAILAAEELGGRGLDLLERLQRAHYVEGLRISDPPILMKLAVEIGLSLDDFETACVHWRGLPTRKHIEESRHWLTQSGGAGFPTLVFAVDDVLTTLNIAPWLGRPDDWLAYLEKRVAENS, translated from the coding sequence ATGAACAGGCTACACTACATCTTCGACCCTCTGTGCGGTTGGTGTTATGCCGCAGCGCCATTAATCCATGCTGCTCGCAAGGTTGCCGGATTACCTATCGTGTTGCACGCAGGCGGTATGATGACCGGCCCTAACCGGCGTCGTATTACACCCGAATGGCGGGATTATGTTCAGCCACATGACCGGCGTATTGCCCAGATGAGCGGTCAGCCATTTGGTGACGGCTACTTTAACGGCCTGCTGTGGGATTTAACGGCCACGCTGGATTCAGAGCCCCCGACCACCGCCATTCTGGCCGCAGAAGAGCTAGGCGGCAGAGGGCTTGATTTGCTTGAGCGCCTTCAGCGAGCACATTATGTCGAGGGATTACGGATTTCAGACCCACCCATACTCATGAAGCTTGCCGTCGAAATCGGTCTATCGCTTGATGATTTCGAAACGGCCTGCGTTCACTGGCGCGGTTTGCCTACCCGCAAACATATTGAAGAAAGCCGCCATTGGTTAACACAATCAGGTGGCGCAGGCTTTCCGACGCTGGTTTTTGCCGTTGATGATGTGCTAACCACGTTGAATATTGCCCCCTGGCTAGGTCGCCCCGATGACTGGTTGGCGTATCTGGAAAAGCGGGTTGCTGAAAACTCGTGA
- a CDS encoding glutathione S-transferase family protein produces MIRVHHLNTSRSQRILWLLEELEVPYEVIHYQRNKTTMRAPETLRHLHPLGKAPIIEHDGQILAETGAIIEYLVATFGPHLAPSADHPDFWRYRYWMHYAEGSLMSAMLLKLVAYKMGPFGWPIRGMVNTQLNLHYDFLEKETGNAEWLAGKDFSAADIMMGFPLDIAAQRGWLTPARPHLWRLLQAMRARPAWQRAARYG; encoded by the coding sequence ATGATTCGTGTTCATCACCTTAATACCTCACGCTCACAGCGTATTTTGTGGCTGCTGGAAGAGTTAGAGGTTCCCTACGAAGTCATCCATTATCAACGCAATAAAACCACGATGCGGGCGCCAGAAACGTTGCGTCATCTCCATCCGCTGGGCAAAGCCCCGATCATCGAGCATGACGGTCAGATACTGGCGGAAACCGGTGCCATTATTGAGTATCTGGTGGCCACATTTGGCCCACACCTTGCGCCATCCGCCGATCACCCGGATTTTTGGCGTTATCGATACTGGATGCACTACGCCGAAGGCTCATTGATGTCTGCCATGCTGCTTAAGTTGGTGGCTTATAAAATGGGGCCTTTCGGCTGGCCAATTCGGGGCATGGTGAATACACAGCTCAATTTGCATTACGATTTTCTGGAAAAAGAAACCGGCAACGCCGAGTGGCTCGCAGGCAAGGATTTTTCGGCGGCTGACATTATGATGGGCTTCCCGCTGGATATCGCAGCCCAACGTGGCTGGCTGACTCCTGCTCGCCCCCATCTTTGGCGTTTACTGCAAGCCATGCGCGCCAGACCCGCCTGGCAGCGAGCCGCGCGTTACGGCTAA